In Sulfitobacter albidus, the following proteins share a genomic window:
- the pepT gene encoding peptidase T, which translates to MRTPFDDELAARLMRYAAVDTQSDESSASQPSTDCQLDLSRMLVAELEEMGATDVRLTAYGAVLATVPATAKGPVIGLCAHVDTAPQFNATGVKPRLIERYNGGDISYPDAPDLRLGPDVSPHLDSCVGHDLITASGLTLLGADDKAGVAIIMATARHLLDDTDIPHGEIRIAFTPDEEIGRGVDARLPADMACDFAYTFDGATPGDVEFETFSADRAIVTVTGVSIHPGWAKDKLVNAIHLASRIIETLPQVTMTPETTSGDEGFIHATDMSGDAAQMRIGFILRDFERDGLAQKGEILQQVCAAIAATEPRARITCEITPQYRNMRYWLEDDMTPVHLAQEAVRDAGLEVRSVPIRGGTDGSRLTEMGLACPNIFTGMQEIHGPLEWVSVQDMGAATQVALHLVQRAVTS; encoded by the coding sequence ATGCGCACCCCCTTTGACGATGAGTTGGCCGCGCGCCTGATGCGCTATGCCGCCGTGGACACCCAAAGCGACGAGAGCAGTGCCAGCCAGCCCAGCACCGACTGCCAGCTTGATCTCAGCCGGATGCTGGTGGCCGAGCTTGAAGAAATGGGCGCCACGGATGTGCGCCTGACGGCGTACGGCGCCGTCCTGGCCACCGTGCCCGCGACGGCCAAGGGGCCGGTGATCGGTCTGTGCGCCCATGTGGACACTGCGCCGCAGTTCAACGCAACCGGGGTAAAGCCGCGGCTGATCGAGCGCTACAACGGCGGCGATATCAGCTATCCCGACGCGCCCGATCTGCGGCTTGGCCCCGACGTCTCGCCGCATCTGGATAGCTGCGTGGGGCATGATCTGATCACCGCCTCGGGGCTCACGCTGCTGGGGGCGGACGACAAGGCCGGCGTGGCGATCATCATGGCGACCGCGCGCCACCTGCTCGACGACACCGACATTCCGCACGGCGAGATCCGCATCGCCTTTACCCCCGATGAGGAAATCGGGCGCGGCGTCGACGCGCGCCTGCCCGCCGACATGGCCTGCGATTTTGCCTATACTTTCGACGGCGCCACCCCCGGCGATGTCGAATTCGAGACGTTTAGCGCCGACCGCGCCATTGTCACGGTCACGGGTGTGTCCATCCACCCCGGCTGGGCCAAGGACAAGCTGGTCAACGCCATCCACCTCGCCTCACGCATCATCGAGACCTTGCCGCAGGTCACGATGACGCCGGAGACGACGAGCGGCGACGAGGGGTTTATCCACGCGACGGATATGTCCGGCGATGCGGCGCAAATGCGCATCGGTTTCATCCTGCGCGATTTTGAGCGTGACGGGCTGGCGCAGAAGGGCGAGATCCTGCAACAGGTCTGCGCCGCCATCGCCGCGACCGAGCCGCGCGCGCGGATCACCTGCGAGATCACCCCGCAATACCGCAACATGCGCTATTGGCTGGAAGACGACATGACGCCCGTGCATCTGGCGCAGGAGGCGGTGCGCGACGCCGGGCTCGAGGTCCGATCGGTCCCCATTCGGGGCGGCACCGACGGCTCGCGCCTGACCGAGATGGGGCTGGCGTGCCCCAATATCTTTACCGGCATGCAGGAAATCCACGGGCCGCTGGAGTGGGTGTCGGTGCAGGACATGGGGGCGGCCACGCAGGTCGCCCTTCATCTGGTGCAGCGGGCGGTGACGTCCTGA
- a CDS encoding PQQ-dependent sugar dehydrogenase — protein sequence MLKTPITLAAVLLASAACAQGVDQGPKNTDFAPAWDTQTRAPAQSSGVTFAVQELATGLDTPWAVEPLPGGGYILTERAGALRLVQDGALGDPIAGLPDLVTERQGGLLDVALSPDFAQNREIYLSYSKPMSGGKSATAAARATLSADGTRLEGLTDIFVQDPPSPTPMHFGGRMVLQDGFLFLTTGEHSSRADRGKAQEVDKTYGKVVRIRPDGTVPDDNPFDNAVWTLGHRNPQGIDISPDGTLWTLEHGPRGGDELNVIVAGENYGWPVVSYGINYGGSPIGSGEPRAEGFKEPQYYWDPVIAPGGFSFYDGEMFADWQGDVLAASLNPGGLVRLDMDGERVVGEERFFDGEFRVWDVKVDLDGAILILDSSNGRLLRLTPDTSG from the coding sequence ATGCTGAAAACACCCATCACCCTTGCCGCCGTCCTTTTGGCCAGCGCCGCCTGCGCCCAAGGCGTCGATCAAGGCCCGAAAAACACTGATTTCGCGCCCGCATGGGACACCCAGACCCGCGCCCCCGCACAATCAAGCGGCGTGACTTTTGCCGTGCAGGAACTGGCGACGGGCCTCGATACCCCTTGGGCGGTCGAGCCGCTGCCCGGCGGCGGCTACATCCTGACCGAGCGCGCGGGCGCGTTGCGTCTGGTGCAGGACGGAGCGCTCGGCGATCCCATCGCCGGATTGCCCGATCTGGTGACCGAACGGCAGGGTGGGTTGCTGGATGTCGCGCTCTCGCCGGATTTTGCGCAAAACCGGGAAATCTATCTGAGCTATTCCAAACCGATGTCCGGCGGTAAATCCGCCACCGCCGCCGCCCGCGCGACGCTGAGCGCCGATGGCACGCGGCTGGAGGGGCTGACAGACATCTTTGTGCAGGATCCGCCGTCGCCCACGCCGATGCACTTTGGCGGGCGCATGGTGCTGCAGGACGGTTTTCTGTTCCTGACCACGGGGGAGCATTCCAGCCGCGCCGACCGGGGCAAGGCGCAGGAGGTGGACAAGACCTACGGCAAGGTCGTGCGCATCCGCCCCGACGGCACGGTGCCGGACGATAACCCGTTTGACAATGCGGTCTGGACGCTGGGCCATCGCAATCCACAAGGCATCGACATCTCCCCCGACGGCACGCTCTGGACGCTTGAGCACGGGCCGCGCGGCGGGGATGAGCTCAACGTGATCGTGGCGGGCGAAAACTACGGCTGGCCGGTGGTCAGCTACGGGATCAACTACGGCGGATCGCCCATCGGATCGGGCGAGCCGCGTGCCGAAGGTTTCAAGGAGCCGCAATACTACTGGGATCCGGTGATCGCGCCGGGGGGCTTCTCCTTCTACGACGGCGAGATGTTTGCCGATTGGCAGGGCGACGTGCTGGCGGCGTCGCTCAACCCCGGCGGTCTGGTGCGGCTGGATATGGACGGTGAGCGTGTCGTGGGGGAAGAGCGGTTCTTTGACGGCGAATTCCGCGTCTGGGACGTAAAGGTCGACCTCGACGGCGCGATCCTGATCCTCGACAGCTCGAACGGGCGGCTGTTGCGACTCACCCCCGATACCAGCGGTTGA
- a CDS encoding helix-turn-helix transcriptional regulator, which yields MPVNAAPTAETLMAEMAEILHARSYDEVWTRLLSTLKLFDITAVRYGLTRSRYGYSLGDLQDILYLSSMGDSDFSNYIETGAYRRSPHFRWMAENDGAVSWGHFVTEWRAGRLEPQELEYMEILEKAGQPAGYLLSFRSDTTRLKGGLGIMGPRGWDQARLDAMWDKHGRCIEALCTAAHLNITRMPLPGKEDLLRPRQREMLEWIADGKSMQDVAVLTGLSVATVEKHLRGARDRLGVETTAQAVSKAALLGHLFLAEPTGS from the coding sequence GTGCCAGTCAACGCAGCCCCCACCGCCGAGACACTCATGGCCGAGATGGCCGAGATCCTGCACGCGCGCAGCTATGACGAGGTCTGGACACGGCTTTTGAGCACGCTCAAGCTGTTTGACATCACCGCCGTGCGCTACGGGCTGACGCGCTCGCGCTATGGCTATTCCCTCGGCGATTTGCAGGATATTCTCTATCTGTCGTCGATGGGGGACAGTGATTTCTCGAACTATATCGAGACAGGCGCCTACCGCCGCTCGCCGCATTTCCGCTGGATGGCCGAGAACGACGGTGCGGTGTCCTGGGGGCATTTCGTGACCGAATGGCGCGCGGGCAGGTTGGAGCCACAAGAGCTTGAGTACATGGAAATTCTCGAAAAGGCGGGCCAGCCGGCAGGCTATCTGCTGAGTTTCCGGTCGGATACGACGCGGCTCAAAGGCGGGCTGGGGATCATGGGGCCGCGCGGGTGGGATCAGGCGCGGCTTGATGCGATGTGGGACAAACACGGGCGCTGCATCGAGGCGCTGTGCACCGCAGCCCATCTCAACATCACCCGCATGCCGCTGCCGGGCAAGGAAGACCTGCTGCGCCCGCGCCAGCGCGAAATGCTTGAATGGATCGCCGACGGCAAATCCATGCAGGACGTGGCCGTGCTGACCGGGCTGTCGGTGGCGACGGTGGAAAAACACCTGCGCGGCGCGCGGGACCGGCTGGGCGTCGAGACGACGGCGCAGGCGGTTTCCAAGGCGGCGCTGCTGGGCCATTTGTTTCTGGCGGAGCCCACGGGCAGTTGA
- the proS gene encoding proline--tRNA ligase — MRLSRYFLPVLKETPSEAQIVSHRYMLRAGMIKQNAAGIYSWLPLGFRVLRKLENIVHEEQMRAGHIPMLMPTLQPADLWRESGRYDAYGPEMLRIRDRQDRDMLYGPTNEEMITDIFRSHVGSYKDLPMTLYHIQWKFRDEMRPRFGVMRGREFYMKDGYNFDLTKEDALHAYNRHLVSYLRTYERMGLQAIPMRADSGPIGGDDTHEFLVLADTGESEVFYDSAVTDLTFGDRKIDYDDHAQCAGVMEEFTNLYARTDETHDADLFAKVPAERQRTARGIEVGQIFYFGTKYSDAMGATVQGPDGKVVPVHMGSHGIGVSRLLGAIIEASHDDKGIIWPEGVTPFHCGIVNLKQGDAEADAACQALYDSLTALGLDPLYDDRNERAGGKFATMDLIGLPWRITVGPRGLKNGVVELTSRRTGISEELPPEEAVARVAQVYAGLHVRGI, encoded by the coding sequence ATGCGGTTGAGCCGGTATTTTCTACCTGTCCTGAAGGAAACGCCGTCCGAGGCGCAGATCGTCTCGCATCGCTACATGCTGCGGGCCGGGATGATCAAACAAAACGCGGCCGGCATCTATTCGTGGCTGCCGCTGGGCTTTCGCGTGCTGCGCAAGCTGGAAAACATCGTGCACGAAGAGCAGATGCGTGCGGGCCATATCCCGATGCTGATGCCCACGCTGCAACCCGCCGATCTGTGGCGCGAATCGGGGCGTTACGACGCCTACGGCCCCGAAATGCTGCGCATCCGCGACCGGCAGGACCGTGACATGCTCTACGGTCCCACCAACGAGGAAATGATCACCGACATCTTCCGCAGCCACGTCGGGTCATACAAAGACCTGCCCATGACGCTCTATCACATCCAGTGGAAGTTCCGCGACGAGATGCGCCCGCGCTTTGGCGTGATGCGGGGCCGCGAATTCTACATGAAGGATGGCTACAACTTTGATCTGACCAAGGAAGACGCGCTGCACGCCTACAACCGTCACCTCGTCAGCTACCTGCGCACCTACGAGCGGATGGGCCTGCAAGCCATCCCCATGCGCGCGGATTCGGGCCCCATCGGCGGCGACGATACCCACGAATTCCTCGTGTTGGCCGACACCGGCGAGAGCGAGGTGTTCTACGACAGCGCGGTCACCGATCTGACCTTTGGCGACCGCAAGATTGACTACGACGACCATGCCCAATGCGCGGGCGTGATGGAGGAATTCACCAATCTCTACGCCCGCACCGACGAGACCCACGATGCGGATCTCTTCGCCAAGGTGCCCGCCGAGCGGCAGCGCACCGCGCGGGGCATCGAGGTAGGGCAGATTTTCTACTTCGGCACCAAATACTCCGACGCGATGGGCGCCACGGTGCAGGGCCCGGACGGCAAGGTTGTGCCGGTGCACATGGGCAGCCACGGCATCGGCGTCAGCCGCCTTCTGGGCGCGATCATCGAGGCGTCCCACGACGACAAGGGCATCATCTGGCCCGAGGGGGTCACGCCCTTCCACTGCGGGATCGTGAACCTCAAACAGGGCGACGCCGAGGCGGACGCCGCGTGTCAGGCGCTTTACGACAGTCTGACGGCGCTGGGCCTTGATCCGCTCTACGACGACCGCAACGAACGGGCGGGCGGGAAATTCGCGACGATGGATCTGATCGGTCTGCCGTGGCGCATCACCGTGGGGCCGCGCGGCCTCAAGAACGGGGTGGTCGAGCTCACCTCCCGCCGCACCGGGATCAGCGAAGAGCTGCCGCCCGAAGAGGCCGTCGCGCGGGTGGCGCAGGTCTACGCCGGGCTGCACGTGCGCGGGATCTAG
- a CDS encoding serine hydrolase domain-containing protein: MIRYLLAALQALTASAALSDTPQALADAARAWAEDYDVPGLAIAVTERGVVQPTDADSTRRVDMASLSKAITAVCAGTLIDEGMWSARTTSAAVLGFGHEGITVADLITHSAGLMPDSTQRLTPLWMTSAAPRKRIVTEVALNRARDGAGRYQYNNENYAILGEMIETALATPYEDACRLRALDPAGVRDARAAPVMGGMLPWGGWAMSPADYARFHAHWFGPKGRYASGGAISIDVGGGARYGMGMFFRSVQDHVNHWHFGAWCLPGRVEAGSYAVQWQNRWGAVVTYDACVEWDAMRALDAALVAVVYPQ; encoded by the coding sequence ATGATACGATACCTTCTCGCGGCCCTTCAGGCGCTGACCGCCAGCGCCGCCCTCTCTGACACGCCGCAGGCGTTGGCGGATGCGGCGCGCGCATGGGCCGAGGACTATGACGTGCCGGGGCTTGCGATTGCTGTGACAGAGCGCGGCGTGGTGCAGCCCACCGATGCAGACAGCACGCGGCGCGTGGACATGGCGAGCCTCAGCAAGGCGATCACCGCCGTTTGCGCAGGCACGCTCATCGACGAAGGGATGTGGAGCGCGCGCACCACCTCGGCCGCGGTTCTGGGATTTGGCCACGAGGGGATTACCGTGGCCGATCTGATTACCCATAGTGCGGGGCTGATGCCCGACAGCACGCAGAGGCTGACGCCTTTGTGGATGACCTCCGCCGCGCCGCGCAAGCGGATCGTGACGGAGGTGGCGCTGAACCGCGCCCGCGATGGCGCCGGGCGCTACCAGTACAACAACGAAAACTACGCCATCCTCGGCGAGATGATCGAAACCGCGCTGGCCACCCCATACGAGGACGCCTGCCGTCTCCGCGCGCTGGATCCCGCCGGGGTGCGCGACGCCCGCGCAGCGCCTGTGATGGGCGGGATGCTTCCCTGGGGCGGCTGGGCCATGTCGCCAGCCGACTACGCGCGGTTTCACGCCCATTGGTTCGGGCCAAAGGGCCGCTACGCGAGCGGCGGCGCGATTTCCATCGACGTAGGCGGCGGGGCGCGCTACGGGATGGGCATGTTCTTTCGCTCTGTTCAGGATCACGTAAACCACTGGCATTTCGGCGCCTGGTGCCTGCCCGGCCGGGTCGAGGCGGGCAGCTATGCCGTTCAGTGGCAAAACCGATGGGGCGCCGTTGTGACCTATGATGCCTGTGTCGAGTGGGACGCCATGCGCGCGCTCGACGCGGCACTCGTCGCCGTGGTCTACCCGCAATGA
- a CDS encoding DUF2937 family protein, giving the protein MIARALVLAGGVSGAVATSQFPEFSQQYTQRLGGAVDALETVVADFDASAQAAGLSRAEALAQLQGTEFLERRRTDMTRTITRYEALRADLAALRGQGPFMRAYHAARLTDSDIARAAWADYQPAVPANFAGLSFAGVGFVLGTLVLGFVLSLLRWPFRRRRSA; this is encoded by the coding sequence ATGATCGCCCGTGCGCTGGTTCTGGCCGGAGGGGTAAGCGGGGCGGTCGCCACCTCGCAATTCCCTGAGTTTTCTCAGCAATACACGCAACGTCTGGGCGGGGCGGTCGACGCGCTCGAAACCGTGGTCGCCGATTTTGACGCCTCGGCGCAGGCCGCAGGGCTCAGCCGGGCAGAGGCGCTGGCCCAACTGCAAGGCACCGAATTTCTCGAACGTCGCCGCACCGATATGACCCGCACGATCACCCGCTACGAGGCCTTGCGCGCCGATCTTGCGGCCTTGCGCGGACAGGGGCCGTTCATGCGCGCCTATCACGCCGCGCGCTTGACCGACAGCGACATCGCCCGCGCCGCGTGGGCGGATTATCAACCCGCGGTGCCCGCCAATTTCGCGGGCCTCAGCTTTGCCGGTGTCGGCTTTGTGCTGGGCACGCTGGTGTTGGGATTTGTGCTCAGCCTGCTGCGCTGGCCCTTCCGGCGCCGCCGGTCGGCATGA
- a CDS encoding NUDIX domain-containing protein has product MSFTDSYLGRLRAHVGSAPLMSGGVRVLVEDAQGRFLILRRADDGKWGLPAGGMELGESLLDAAARELREETGLRLIAPTPFGLASDPTIETHTYPNGDTVQYITLLVHSALGDQTPVARDGEARAFDWITPDAVPGLDFATPERPTFDHWQRFRVTGTFQMG; this is encoded by the coding sequence ATGAGCTTTACCGACAGCTACCTGGGCCGCCTGCGTGCGCACGTGGGTTCTGCTCCGCTGATGAGCGGCGGCGTGCGCGTGCTGGTGGAGGACGCGCAGGGCCGTTTTCTGATCCTGCGCCGGGCGGATGACGGCAAATGGGGCCTGCCTGCCGGCGGGATGGAGCTGGGCGAGAGCCTGCTCGACGCCGCCGCCCGCGAGCTGCGCGAGGAGACCGGGCTGCGCCTGATCGCGCCCACGCCCTTCGGGCTTGCGTCAGACCCGACGATCGAGACGCACACCTACCCCAACGGCGACACCGTGCAGTACATCACCCTTCTGGTGCACAGCGCGCTGGGCGACCAGACGCCGGTGGCCCGCGACGGCGAGGCGCGGGCGTTCGACTGGATCACCCCCGACGCCGTGCCCGGCCTTGATTTCGCGACGCCCGAACGGCCCACGTTCGACCATTGGCAGCGGTTCCGCGTCACCGGCACCTTCCAGATGGGCTAG